A window from Lactiplantibacillus pentosus encodes these proteins:
- a CDS encoding WxL domain-containing protein, with the protein MKKTLLGLLFSAGLVASMGLTASAADEPQISNGTVGFEGGDVTIDNGDTDLKGASLDFGTNKITNSSVDDNYNNTNKAAMISVIDLRGTAAGWKLNVKQNDVFKNAAAAANKELTGAVLTLNGVLDPAASTTGADATVNTGVALDSIGADKPVMSAETGKGNGKNAANIAASTLMVPHTTARAQGSYTTTLTWSLNATVANK; encoded by the coding sequence ATGAAGAAGACATTATTAGGACTTTTATTTTCAGCAGGATTAGTTGCATCGATGGGTTTGACCGCTAGCGCTGCGGATGAACCACAAATTTCTAATGGTACGGTTGGTTTCGAAGGTGGCGATGTGACCATCGATAACGGGGATACTGATTTAAAGGGTGCTAGCCTGGACTTTGGGACTAACAAAATCACTAATTCTAGCGTAGATGACAACTACAACAACACGAACAAAGCCGCAATGATTTCCGTTATCGATTTACGTGGGACTGCTGCGGGTTGGAAATTGAACGTTAAGCAAAATGACGTCTTCAAGAATGCCGCAGCTGCAGCTAACAAAGAATTGACTGGTGCGGTCTTAACCTTAAACGGTGTCTTGGACCCAGCAGCTTCAACGACTGGTGCGGACGCCACGGTTAACACGGGTGTTGCCCTGGATTCGATTGGTGCTGACAAGCCAGTTATGAGCGCCGAAACTGGTAAAGGTAATGGGAAGAACGCGGCTAACATCGCTGCTTCAACTTTGATGGTGCCACATACGACTGCTCGGGCTCAAGGGAGTTACACCACGACCTTGACTTGGAGCTTAAACGCAACTGTAGCAAATAA
- a CDS encoding BspA family leucine-rich repeat surface protein — protein MQYQRLWQWGAVGIVLTTIGVIEWRTPPAAVQAEPRTQLDLKQSVATSQRVFSDDSVARLSSEVSAAGLSEPEPDPIGITEQVGATTSTSEISASHSARSSSTTLENSDKHPRPETAITRSTRASMTNGSVQMTLDADGTLHLSGGSFVAAVGGDSGSWIAKTLTASGLNPNSVTKLVIDGAITVKNQSDYRYLFAGLRNLTQIEGLANLNLKGVTNLAYLFKDDQKLTTIDFGQLDFSTVTSFEGMFFSCSALTTIVGIEQWQTPGLTNASRMFAADTQLKTLDLNQWQTSRLNNVQGMFSNCSQLTSLQIGKWQTKSLTSLIDTFNGASSLIDLPIGEWDTSNVTNMLRTFAGCASLTSLDVAKWDTRNVVSMEATFMRMPKLVYLPVDNWQTSRVDNMAMTFYEDETLPHLPVANWDTSNVTTLKGTFAYMQAIKSLPIDKWQVGKVQTMLQTFQNDASLTSLPIGDWDVSNVATLNSAFRACRSLAALPVSKWKTLRMQDLALTFTEMDRLTDLPIDDWDTSNVTTLSGTFNRALSLTNIPVRKWDTSHVTDMQATFFGNPQLVSLPIENWNTSSVTSLSQLFMGCSGLKSLNLGTWDTTNVNNFGFAFNGTKLDKLDLTGWNTSNAQNYYNVFSGGQAPKRLLLGKNFNFFNSQLWGLPDPSHQSPYIGKWRSLNNDKIYTSTELMTTYDGNKIVGEFEWATGPTITVRYVDEDGNVLAPETQVTGAIGEDYHLKPIPIKGYVPEQPDGIQGKFKDQDETVTFKYSAGKVAFTSVPKNIDFGRNPITGESERYAAKYSDGLVVTDSRESGASWSLTASLAAEGFRGDQTGQLLAATLSYQPTATNQEISLQPGASVMIVENHQTTSNQGVSVLGSATPLGHLYLQVPTDQVLTDVYQAAVTWTLGQTVANL, from the coding sequence ATGCAGTATCAACGACTGTGGCAGTGGGGTGCTGTCGGAATTGTACTGACGACGATTGGTGTCATCGAATGGCGAACGCCACCAGCAGCGGTACAAGCAGAACCGCGAACACAGTTAGATCTCAAACAGTCGGTCGCAACTAGTCAACGGGTCTTTTCAGACGATTCAGTAGCACGCCTGAGCTCAGAAGTGAGTGCAGCGGGACTATCCGAGCCTGAACCCGACCCAATCGGAATTACTGAGCAGGTGGGTGCAACAACGTCCACCTCTGAAATTAGCGCCAGTCACAGTGCACGTTCATCAAGTACAACCCTGGAAAACAGCGACAAGCATCCGCGTCCTGAAACGGCAATTACCCGTTCAACGCGCGCATCGATGACCAATGGCTCGGTGCAAATGACCTTGGATGCTGATGGGACGTTACATTTAAGCGGTGGCTCGTTCGTCGCGGCAGTCGGCGGTGATTCGGGGAGTTGGATTGCCAAGACCTTAACTGCCAGTGGGCTCAACCCAAATTCAGTGACTAAGCTGGTGATTGACGGTGCAATTACGGTTAAAAATCAATCTGACTACCGCTACTTGTTTGCGGGACTTCGTAATTTGACGCAGATTGAAGGATTGGCCAATCTTAATTTAAAAGGGGTCACGAACCTGGCCTATTTATTCAAAGATGATCAGAAATTGACTACGATTGATTTTGGCCAACTAGACTTTTCAACGGTCACTAGCTTTGAAGGCATGTTCTTTTCTTGTTCAGCGCTAACGACTATTGTTGGCATTGAGCAGTGGCAAACGCCCGGTTTGACGAATGCTTCCAGAATGTTTGCGGCGGATACGCAACTCAAGACTTTGGATTTGAATCAGTGGCAGACGTCGCGACTCAATAATGTTCAAGGGATGTTTAGCAACTGCTCGCAGTTGACGTCGCTACAAATTGGCAAATGGCAAACGAAGTCACTGACCAGCCTCATTGACACCTTCAATGGCGCGAGCTCGTTGATTGACCTGCCGATTGGTGAATGGGATACGAGCAATGTGACCAATATGTTGCGGACGTTTGCTGGCTGTGCCTCATTGACGTCCTTAGATGTTGCCAAATGGGACACCCGTAACGTCGTTTCGATGGAAGCAACGTTTATGCGGATGCCCAAGCTAGTCTATTTGCCGGTTGATAATTGGCAAACGAGTCGGGTCGACAACATGGCGATGACGTTTTATGAAGATGAGACGTTGCCGCACTTGCCAGTGGCGAACTGGGATACGAGCAATGTGACCACGCTCAAGGGGACGTTTGCATACATGCAAGCTATCAAGTCATTACCAATCGATAAGTGGCAAGTGGGTAAAGTCCAGACCATGCTGCAGACATTCCAAAATGATGCGAGCTTGACGTCCTTACCGATTGGAGACTGGGATGTCAGCAATGTGGCGACGCTGAATTCAGCTTTCCGGGCTTGTCGCAGCTTAGCTGCCTTGCCGGTTTCAAAATGGAAAACGTTGCGGATGCAAGATTTAGCGTTGACGTTTACCGAAATGGATCGTTTGACGGACCTGCCGATTGATGATTGGGATACCAGTAACGTGACGACACTGAGCGGGACCTTTAATCGGGCCTTGTCATTAACGAATATCCCGGTTCGTAAGTGGGATACGAGTCACGTGACCGACATGCAAGCGACATTTTTTGGTAATCCGCAACTGGTGAGTCTGCCGATTGAGAATTGGAATACGAGTTCCGTCACGAGCCTTTCGCAGTTGTTCATGGGCTGTTCTGGGCTGAAATCGTTGAACTTAGGGACTTGGGATACCACTAATGTCAATAACTTTGGCTTTGCCTTTAATGGTACTAAGCTCGATAAATTAGACTTGACAGGCTGGAATACCAGTAATGCGCAAAATTATTACAATGTCTTTTCTGGCGGTCAGGCGCCTAAACGACTATTGCTCGGGAAGAACTTTAACTTCTTTAACTCCCAGCTGTGGGGCCTGCCGGATCCTAGTCATCAATCACCTTATATCGGTAAGTGGCGAAGTTTGAATAATGATAAAATTTACACGTCGACCGAATTGATGACGACTTATGATGGTAATAAAATTGTCGGTGAGTTCGAATGGGCAACTGGCCCGACGATTACGGTCAGGTATGTTGATGAGGATGGTAACGTCTTAGCGCCTGAAACACAAGTAACGGGGGCAATTGGAGAAGATTATCATCTCAAACCGATTCCAATTAAAGGATACGTGCCAGAACAGCCAGATGGCATCCAAGGGAAGTTTAAGGATCAAGATGAGACCGTAACGTTTAAGTACAGTGCTGGTAAAGTCGCGTTTACGTCAGTGCCGAAAAATATTGATTTCGGTCGTAATCCGATTACCGGTGAGTCAGAACGCTATGCCGCTAAATACAGTGATGGGTTAGTCGTGACTGATAGCCGGGAAAGTGGTGCCAGTTGGTCATTGACGGCTAGTTTGGCAGCTGAGGGCTTTAGAGGCGACCAGACGGGTCAACTGTTAGCGGCAACCTTAAGCTATCAACCGACCGCAACTAATCAAGAAATTTCGTTGCAGCCGGGTGCATCAGTCATGATTGTCGAAAACCACCAGACGACTTCTAATCAGGGCGTCAGTGTGCTCGGCTCGGCAACACCGCTTGGTCACTTGTACTTGCAAGTGCCGACGGATCAAGTGTTGACCGATGTCTACCAGGCGGCTGTGACGTGGACGCTGGGTCAGACGGTCGCCAACCTGTAA
- a CDS encoding BspA family leucine-rich repeat surface protein: protein MQYRRLWYRGSLGLALALGVMGVSSSRTEVKAEPRTPLPVDQTMSSASSVFSAKESGSHVLSSSHSSQAPTHPKVDAQSSAPASSERGSSSSSSNSGNSSSSLSTSQESVDKDQRSETPVTRATRAADMVNGTVTMTLDPNGTLHLSGGTFGTSVGNNGVGWISQALTANGYQPTQVTKVVIDGKITAINVRDYSFLFAGLTNVTSMEGLNNLDLSNVTDISWMFFGCSQLTSLDFSSWNVSQVTRMEGTFQNCTKLVTLNVANWDTRSLENLTDTFNGDRSLTSLPIGKWNISKVASIMRTFLNCSSLTSLDVGSWNTSMISNMSNVFRGMTNLKSLPIDNWNTSRVINMQFAFADNPGLTSINVGKWDTGRVVSLDGTFSDLPNVTTLPIASWKTSGVSTLRHAFNGSTGLTSLPIGGWDISNVFDMNGTFEGCTGLTSLPIGNWNTSSVLNLGSTFAGMTNLTSLPIDKWDTSKVSTMSGTFKNVPKMKTLPISSWKTSNVKTMAQLFAANPQFTSLPIDNWNTGSVTDLSEIFSGDSGLKELNLGAWNTANVVKFDQAFVGTQLDKLDLLGWNTASASSYTNTFSTKIAPKHLILGKNFKFFGSTAWNLTKPSEESPYVGRWRSLNNQKVYSSADLMTKYDGQSIVGEFVWATGNTITVKYVDAAGNSLAPDTKLSGVTGDAYHIKPIAIEGYTPDKPDGVQGTFTDKDETITLTYSTAGELMFVSAPKTIDFGENKITGKPENYGATYDTGLVVQDGRKLGSTWSLNATLAANGFTGAKSSRPLTATLSYKDQQTGNEAVLAPGVASAVISNHQTVSHQNVNVLGQSAALGSLYLKVPTDQALTDTYETTVTWTLGATVANR, encoded by the coding sequence ATGCAGTACCGGCGTTTATGGTATCGAGGGAGTCTGGGACTGGCATTAGCATTAGGTGTGATGGGCGTTTCATCTTCACGAACGGAGGTCAAGGCGGAGCCCCGGACGCCATTGCCAGTAGACCAGACGATGTCGTCTGCAAGCAGCGTCTTTTCTGCGAAGGAATCAGGCTCACACGTTCTATCAAGTAGCCATTCATCACAGGCACCAACTCATCCTAAGGTGGATGCGCAATCATCCGCACCAGCGAGTTCAGAACGCGGTAGTTCGAGCAGTTCAAGTAACTCAGGCAATTCAAGTAGTTCATTAAGTACAAGCCAGGAAAGCGTTGATAAGGATCAACGTTCAGAAACACCAGTTACCCGGGCAACTCGGGCAGCCGACATGGTGAATGGAACGGTCACGATGACCTTGGATCCAAACGGCACCTTGCATTTGAGTGGGGGCACGTTTGGCACCTCGGTTGGTAATAATGGTGTCGGCTGGATTTCACAGGCCTTGACCGCCAACGGTTATCAACCGACCCAAGTGACCAAAGTGGTGATTGACGGCAAGATTACCGCCATTAATGTTAGAGATTATTCATTCCTGTTTGCTGGATTGACGAATGTGACGAGTATGGAAGGGCTCAATAACCTGGATCTCTCAAACGTCACGGATATCTCCTGGATGTTTTTCGGATGTTCTCAATTGACGTCCCTAGATTTTAGTAGTTGGAACGTCAGCCAGGTCACTCGAATGGAAGGAACGTTTCAGAACTGTACGAAGTTAGTGACACTGAATGTCGCCAACTGGGATACGCGTTCGTTGGAAAACTTGACGGATACCTTTAATGGCGACCGGTCACTGACATCATTACCAATTGGCAAATGGAATATCAGTAAAGTTGCTTCTATTATGCGGACATTCTTGAATTGTTCTTCGTTGACTTCCTTAGATGTTGGGAGTTGGAACACCAGCATGATATCGAACATGTCGAACGTGTTCCGGGGCATGACCAATCTGAAAAGTTTACCCATTGATAATTGGAATACGAGTCGGGTCATCAATATGCAGTTTGCCTTCGCTGATAATCCTGGCTTGACCAGTATCAATGTTGGCAAATGGGACACGGGGCGCGTCGTTTCATTGGATGGGACGTTCTCCGATTTGCCGAATGTGACGACGCTGCCAATTGCTAGCTGGAAGACCAGTGGTGTGTCCACATTGCGGCACGCGTTCAATGGGTCGACCGGCCTAACGAGTTTGCCGATTGGCGGCTGGGACATTAGCAACGTGTTTGATATGAATGGGACTTTTGAAGGCTGTACGGGTCTGACGTCGTTGCCGATTGGTAACTGGAACACGTCGAGCGTTCTCAACCTTGGTTCGACCTTTGCCGGTATGACCAATCTAACCAGTTTACCGATTGATAAGTGGGATACCAGTAAAGTCTCGACCATGAGTGGGACTTTCAAAAATGTGCCTAAGATGAAGACTTTACCAATTAGTAGCTGGAAGACGTCCAATGTTAAGACGATGGCTCAGCTATTTGCCGCAAATCCACAATTTACCAGTCTGCCGATTGACAACTGGAATACAGGTTCAGTAACCGATCTCAGTGAAATCTTTAGCGGCGATAGTGGCTTGAAGGAACTGAATTTAGGCGCTTGGAATACGGCCAATGTCGTTAAATTTGACCAGGCGTTTGTCGGGACACAGTTGGATAAGTTAGACTTACTCGGTTGGAATACGGCCAGCGCGTCTAGCTATACCAATACGTTCAGCACTAAAATTGCGCCGAAACATTTGATATTGGGTAAGAATTTTAAGTTCTTTGGCAGCACTGCTTGGAATTTAACTAAGCCTAGTGAAGAATCGCCGTACGTTGGCCGGTGGCGTAGTTTGAATAACCAGAAAGTTTATTCGTCCGCTGATTTGATGACCAAATATGACGGTCAGAGCATCGTTGGTGAATTTGTGTGGGCTACTGGAAACACCATTACGGTTAAATACGTGGACGCGGCCGGTAATTCGCTCGCACCAGACACCAAGCTTAGCGGGGTCACTGGGGATGCTTACCATATTAAACCGATCGCAATTGAAGGTTACACGCCGGATAAGCCGGATGGCGTTCAGGGGACCTTCACGGATAAGGATGAGACGATTACGTTGACCTATAGTACGGCTGGCGAGCTGATGTTTGTCTCCGCGCCTAAAACCATTGATTTCGGTGAAAATAAAATTACCGGTAAGCCAGAAAATTACGGTGCCACTTACGATACTGGATTAGTTGTTCAGGATGGTCGCAAACTCGGTTCTACCTGGTCACTGAATGCGACCCTGGCCGCCAACGGGTTTACGGGTGCCAAATCAAGTCGGCCGTTGACCGCCACGCTCAGTTACAAGGACCAACAAACTGGCAATGAGGCCGTCTTGGCGCCCGGAGTAGCGAGTGCAGTGATTAGCAATCATCAAACGGTTTCCCATCAAAACGTTAACGTGTTGGGACAATCGGCTGCACTGGGCTCGTTGTATTTGAAAGTGCCAACGGATCAAGCTTTGACTGATACGTATGAAACGACGGTCACCTGGACGTTGGGCGCAACGGTCGCCAACCGGTAA
- a CDS encoding winged helix-turn-helix transcriptional regulator, translating into MANATYHIGVEATMEIIGGKWKSIILCHLRKKTMRTSELERAIPQISQKMLVQQLRELEAANIVTRKVYQQVPPRVEYGLSEYGRSLSVVLHELCVWGEDNIDRRRAAGEEIELLHRDDL; encoded by the coding sequence ATGGCGAATGCAACGTACCATATCGGTGTTGAAGCGACGATGGAAATTATTGGTGGCAAGTGGAAATCAATCATTTTATGCCACTTACGGAAGAAAACGATGCGAACGAGTGAGCTAGAGCGGGCCATTCCACAAATCTCGCAGAAAATGCTCGTCCAACAGTTACGAGAGTTAGAAGCGGCTAATATCGTGACGCGCAAGGTCTACCAACAAGTGCCACCCCGAGTTGAATATGGATTGAGCGAATATGGGCGCAGTTTGTCCGTGGTGCTGCACGAGTTGTGTGTCTGGGGTGAGGACAATATCGACCGCCGCCGAGCTGCGGGTGAAGAGATCGAGTTGTTGCATCGCGACGACTTATAG
- a CDS encoding MFS transporter, which yields MTKQFNPSWTLFALAISAFAIGSTEFISVGLMPLLVSSFHINLAQAGLTVSIYAIGIMVGAPVMTLLTGRLNRHRLMMLIMILFIIGNLLAASAPTFGVLLAGRVVAALAHGIFMTVASVIAADVVAPAKRASAIAIMFTGLTVATVTGVPLGTMIGQLGGWRWSFIFISAIGIIGLLADYWLIPRNLPLPSKATIRGIGRVLTNPQLVLALLVTALGYGGTFVVYTYLSPLLEQQMHWSASAVVLILVVYGLMVALGNTLGGRWANARPLIALFKMFTGLLVTLLILSVTGYSHWLGLLTVLLMGVFAFMNVPGLQLYIVQLAEQNTPHDITMASALNISAFNVGIALGSGIGGQVTTKLGLGMTPIFGAIMVAVSLVLLLGLIWLARPAKQLTRNCTQN from the coding sequence ATGACAAAACAGTTCAATCCTAGCTGGACGCTCTTTGCGCTCGCAATCAGTGCCTTTGCAATTGGCTCGACCGAATTTATTAGCGTCGGCCTGATGCCACTACTCGTTAGTAGTTTTCATATTAATCTGGCGCAGGCTGGTTTGACAGTCTCAATCTACGCCATCGGTATTATGGTCGGTGCGCCGGTGATGACCTTGCTCACTGGTCGGCTTAATCGCCACCGCCTGATGATGCTGATTATGATTTTATTTATTATTGGCAATCTGTTAGCCGCCAGCGCCCCGACTTTTGGCGTCTTACTGGCCGGCCGGGTCGTCGCAGCGCTAGCCCACGGCATCTTTATGACGGTCGCATCCGTAATTGCTGCCGATGTGGTTGCGCCGGCCAAACGCGCCTCGGCTATCGCCATCATGTTCACCGGACTGACCGTTGCGACCGTCACCGGGGTTCCGTTGGGCACCATGATTGGGCAATTAGGCGGCTGGCGCTGGTCATTCATCTTCATTAGCGCCATTGGGATCATCGGGTTGCTCGCGGACTATTGGTTGATTCCACGCAACCTCCCGTTACCAAGCAAAGCAACGATTCGAGGAATTGGCCGCGTCCTGACGAATCCACAATTGGTCTTGGCTCTGCTCGTGACGGCACTCGGTTACGGCGGTACTTTCGTCGTCTACACCTACCTCTCACCATTATTGGAACAACAGATGCACTGGTCCGCGAGTGCTGTGGTTCTGATTCTCGTCGTCTATGGGTTGATGGTCGCCCTTGGTAATACCTTAGGCGGACGGTGGGCCAATGCACGGCCACTAATTGCCCTGTTCAAAATGTTCACTGGCCTACTCGTGACCCTTTTGATTCTGAGCGTGACCGGTTATAGTCACTGGCTCGGGCTGCTCACCGTACTCTTAATGGGCGTCTTCGCCTTCATGAACGTGCCCGGTTTGCAGTTATACATTGTTCAGTTAGCTGAACAAAATACTCCGCACGATATTACGATGGCGTCCGCCTTAAACATCTCCGCATTTAATGTTGGGATTGCCCTTGGTTCAGGTATTGGCGGGCAAGTCACAACTAAGCTCGGTCTCGGGATGACCCCCATCTTTGGTGCCATCATGGTCGCCGTCAGCCTGGTGCTCCTTTTAGGGCTGATTTGGTTGGCACGGCCAGCGAAGCAGTTGACTAGGAATTGCACTCAAAACTAA
- a CDS encoding L,D-transpeptidase produces the protein MQRKSLVILLTSIVLIISILTTGMVKVIGTAHATERTNATTRQTARKTAHRTKSTVNSQSSVMRTPINWRKSSETVAYPNVNDYPDLWIHVSQAKQRMTLINHHHVLYTMYISTGVPTADRKTPRGTYHVQAERGKYFYSSSVGEGASYWVSWLNHGEYLFHATPVDAQGHFIKSDANDLGKRPSSHGCVHLSVADAKWVYQNIKYGTKVVID, from the coding sequence ATGCAACGTAAATCATTAGTTATTTTATTGACGAGTATTGTACTCATAATCAGCATCTTAACCACGGGAATGGTTAAGGTCATTGGTACCGCACATGCGACTGAACGGACCAACGCAACGACACGGCAAACGGCCCGTAAAACGGCGCATCGCACCAAGTCAACAGTGAACTCACAGTCATCCGTCATGCGAACACCAATCAACTGGCGCAAATCATCAGAAACCGTCGCTTATCCAAATGTTAACGACTATCCTGACCTGTGGATTCACGTTTCACAGGCGAAGCAACGGATGACGCTGATCAATCATCACCACGTCCTGTACACGATGTACATCTCGACAGGGGTACCGACTGCGGACCGTAAAACGCCGCGCGGTACCTATCACGTTCAAGCGGAACGCGGGAAGTACTTCTACAGTTCGTCCGTCGGTGAAGGCGCGTCTTATTGGGTCTCCTGGCTCAATCATGGTGAGTATCTCTTTCACGCGACGCCCGTCGACGCGCAGGGCCACTTCATCAAATCCGACGCCAATGATTTGGGCAAACGCCCATCATCGCATGGTTGCGTTCATTTGAGCGTTGCGGACGCCAAATGGGTTTATCAGAATATCAAATACGGCACCAAGGTCGTCATCGATTAA
- the asnB gene encoding asparagine synthase (glutamine-hydrolyzing), producing the protein MCGLVGCLTDRTLADNTAYDELVHEMTKMIVHRGPDDEGYFADDNITMGFRRLSIIDLAGGHQPLSYDNERYWLTFNGEIYNYIELREQLIQEGYPFKTDSDSEVILGMYAKYHEKLTTYLRGMFAFVIWDKQEKTLFAARDQFGIKPFYYAIAGNDFYYASESKAIYKILKDKQFDQDALQDYLTFQYVPEPETLTKEIKLLAPGCSLTKKLGAAPQIKRYYHREFHPVKRSEQEYAERLKATLIDSVKIHMRSDVPVGAFLSGGIDSSIVVAIAKQFNPNLQTISVGFERPGYSELDVAQETAAQLGVENKQMTITPEAFMAAFPHFVWSMDDPLADPAAVPQYFLTKEAVKHVKVCLTGEGADELFGGYTIYHEPESLKPFRYTKPFNGALHRIATMIPEGVRGKSLLMRGTTPLENRYVGNAFIFNEAEKQQFMNHYNADHTFPQATKAYYQEAADYDPISKMQFVDMHTWLNGDLLHNADRTALAHNLELRTPFVDRAVFDLAAEIPAELRIAHGTTKYILRKAVEEIVPAHVLHRKKLGFPVPIRWWLKDEMYDWAKQIIQDSQTEQYFDKTYFLNLLDEHRAGTRDNSRKLWTVLTFMMWHKIYVEAETLMDSRTANQVAAEVEI; encoded by the coding sequence ATGTGTGGATTAGTTGGGTGCCTGACTGACCGAACGCTGGCGGATAATACCGCGTATGATGAGCTGGTACATGAAATGACGAAAATGATCGTGCATCGGGGGCCAGATGACGAAGGCTATTTTGCGGATGATAATATCACGATGGGGTTTCGGCGGCTGAGTATTATTGACTTGGCAGGTGGCCACCAACCGCTATCGTATGACAATGAACGGTACTGGTTGACGTTTAACGGTGAGATTTATAACTATATTGAATTGCGTGAACAATTGATTCAAGAAGGGTATCCATTCAAGACTGATTCGGATTCCGAAGTGATCTTGGGCATGTACGCCAAATACCATGAGAAACTAACGACTTATTTGCGGGGCATGTTTGCGTTTGTGATTTGGGACAAACAGGAAAAGACGCTGTTTGCCGCACGTGACCAATTTGGCATCAAGCCATTCTACTACGCGATTGCGGGCAACGATTTTTACTACGCTTCTGAGAGCAAGGCCATCTATAAAATCCTGAAGGACAAGCAGTTTGACCAGGATGCCCTCCAAGATTATCTGACCTTTCAGTACGTGCCTGAACCGGAGACGCTGACCAAAGAGATCAAGTTATTGGCACCGGGCTGTTCACTGACTAAGAAACTCGGCGCTGCGCCGCAAATCAAGCGGTATTATCATCGTGAGTTCCATCCCGTAAAGCGCTCTGAACAGGAATACGCGGAACGCTTGAAAGCAACGCTGATCGATTCCGTCAAAATTCATATGCGCTCTGATGTACCAGTGGGGGCGTTCTTATCAGGCGGAATCGATTCGTCGATCGTCGTGGCGATTGCCAAACAGTTCAATCCCAACCTGCAGACAATTTCGGTTGGCTTTGAACGGCCGGGTTATAGTGAACTCGACGTGGCTCAGGAAACGGCGGCACAGCTGGGGGTCGAAAATAAGCAGATGACGATTACGCCTGAAGCGTTTATGGCGGCCTTTCCACATTTTGTCTGGAGTATGGATGACCCGTTGGCAGATCCGGCGGCAGTACCGCAGTATTTCTTAACTAAGGAAGCGGTCAAACACGTCAAGGTCTGCCTGACCGGCGAGGGTGCGGATGAGTTATTTGGTGGCTACACGATCTACCACGAACCGGAATCACTGAAACCGTTCCGCTACACGAAGCCGTTCAATGGTGCCTTACACCGGATCGCCACGATGATTCCAGAGGGTGTTCGTGGAAAATCCTTATTAATGCGTGGCACGACGCCTCTAGAGAACCGGTATGTCGGCAATGCGTTTATTTTTAATGAGGCCGAGAAGCAGCAGTTTATGAATCATTACAATGCGGACCACACTTTCCCGCAGGCCACTAAGGCTTACTATCAAGAGGCGGCAGACTATGACCCGATTTCAAAAATGCAGTTCGTCGATATGCATACCTGGCTCAACGGCGATTTACTGCACAATGCGGACCGCACGGCGTTAGCGCACAATCTAGAATTGCGGACGCCATTTGTTGACCGCGCCGTCTTTGATTTGGCGGCGGAAATTCCAGCTGAATTACGAATTGCTCACGGGACGACGAAGTACATTCTGCGTAAGGCCGTCGAAGAAATCGTCCCAGCACACGTGCTGCATCGCAAAAAGCTCGGGTTCCCAGTGCCGATTCGTTGGTGGCTTAAGGATGAAATGTATGATTGGGCCAAGCAAATCATTCAGGACTCACAAACCGAGCAGTATTTTGATAAAACTTATTTCTTGAACTTGCTCGATGAACATCGTGCGGGTACTCGCGACAATTCCCGTAAACTGTGGACAGTCCTGACTTTCATGATGTGGCATAAAATTTATGTCGAAGCAGAGACGCTGATGGACAGTCGGACAGCTAATCAGGTGGCCGCAGAAGTTGAAATTTGA
- a CDS encoding LytR/AlgR family response regulator transcription factor, with translation MIKVYICEDDPKQLQELEQLVSKVIIDRQLDMGFGLSSSDPHEILASVRRQSPEKAVFLLDIALNSDINGIQLASEIRDLGGRNKIIFVTTHTELSLTVFQYQVEALDFILKDFPDQLYDRLRQVLTVAQTRFKSEEQPQEELIQIKIGETIRSLEVQHVLFFESSLNPHKIVVHLDDGELEYYGLLKDVPDLNDNFYRCHKSYVVNLTRIRSLDKRYRQVTMADGERVLCSAQASRYLARRIGKY, from the coding sequence ATGATTAAAGTATATATTTGTGAAGATGATCCAAAGCAGCTCCAGGAGCTTGAGCAACTGGTCAGCAAAGTCATTATCGACCGCCAACTGGACATGGGCTTTGGTCTGAGTAGTTCAGACCCGCATGAAATCCTGGCCAGTGTTCGCAGACAATCGCCTGAGAAGGCGGTCTTTCTACTGGATATTGCGTTAAATTCGGATATCAACGGCATTCAACTGGCCAGCGAAATTCGTGACTTAGGTGGTCGCAATAAAATTATCTTTGTGACGACGCATACTGAACTGTCACTAACAGTTTTTCAGTATCAGGTCGAAGCACTCGACTTTATTTTGAAAGACTTTCCGGACCAATTGTATGATCGGTTGAGGCAAGTCTTAACAGTCGCCCAAACACGGTTTAAATCCGAAGAACAGCCTCAAGAAGAGTTGATTCAGATTAAAATTGGCGAGACGATTCGTTCGTTAGAGGTGCAGCACGTGTTGTTCTTCGAAAGTTCGCTGAACCCGCATAAAATTGTGGTGCATCTCGATGATGGGGAACTCGAGTATTACGGCTTGTTAAAGGACGTTCCTGATTTGAACGATAATTTCTATCGTTGTCATAAGTCATACGTTGTGAATCTCACGCGTATTCGTTCCTTGGACAAGCGCTATCGGCAAGTAACAATGGCCGATGGGGAACGCGTGCTATGCTCTGCTCAAGCCAGTCGGTATCTAGCTAGACGGATTGGTAAGTATTGA